Genomic window (Polaribacter batillariae):
GAATGTAGCCAATCATTCCTGGATGATCGAAATAAGAAAGCGATAAATTTTGCCCATATAGATAATAGTAAGCATCTTGAGGCATTAACCCCATAAATGGCAAGAGTATCAACCTAAATAATTGAAACCCTAAAACCCAACGAATGGCTTTATTTTCTTTAAAATAGGTTGTTATTTTTTGAACGCTACTCATCTAATAAATCGGGTCTTATTTTTTTTGTTCTTTCGTAAGCTTTTTCACTTCTCCAATCATCAATTTTTGGAAAATTTCCAGACAATAAAATATCAGGCACTTTATTTCCTTCGAAATCGGCAGGTCTTGTATATACAGGAGGAGACAACAAATTATCTTGAAAAGAATCTGTTAAAGCCGATTGCTCATCGCCAATAACCCCTGGAATTAAACGAACAATAGCATCTACTAAAACTGCAGCAGCCAATTCGCCACCCGTTAAAACATAATCGCCAATGGAAATTTCTTTGGTAATAAATAGGTCTCTAATGCGTTGATCTACACCTTTATAATGTCCTGTAAGAATTAAGATGTTTTCTTTTAATGAAAGTGTGTTTGCGGTAGATTGATTTAGCGTTTTTGCATCTGGAGTCATGTAAATAATTTCGTTATACACTCTTTCTGATTGTAATTTTCGAATGCAATTTGCAATCGGTTCAATCATCATTACCATTCCTGCACCACCACCAAACTGAGTGTCATCAATTTGTTTGTAGTTGCCTAAGCCATATTCACGTAAATCATGAATTATAATTTCTGCCAAACCTTTTTCTTTTGCACGTTTAACAATTGAGTGATTAAACGGACTTTCTAATAAATCTGGAGCTACTGAAATAATATCTATTCGCATCTTGCAAATGTAAGTTTTTTAGTGATTTTTAAAGCCAGATTTTAATATCGTAGCCAAAAAATTACTCGACTGTTAAAATCTT
Coding sequences:
- the trmD gene encoding tRNA (guanosine(37)-N1)-methyltransferase TrmD: MRIDIISVAPDLLESPFNHSIVKRAKEKGLAEIIIHDLREYGLGNYKQIDDTQFGGGAGMVMMIEPIANCIRKLQSERVYNEIIYMTPDAKTLNQSTANTLSLKENILILTGHYKGVDQRIRDLFITKEISIGDYVLTGGELAAAVLVDAIVRLIPGVIGDEQSALTDSFQDNLLSPPVYTRPADFEGNKVPDILLSGNFPKIDDWRSEKAYERTKKIRPDLLDE